One genomic region from Sulfolobales archaeon encodes:
- a CDS encoding shikimate dehydrogenase: MMPRIDATTNLYCLVGMGISYSLSPAIHNHIFELIGDNSVYLAFDIAEESFDIAFRGLLEISRGLNITIPYKERATKYLEELEPIVEKIGAVNTVYMKRGYNTDYLAIKQLVQERFGGLDGMKCLVAGAGGAAKASSYALGDLGCSIYIMNRTRARAEELVARLRDSGYEAYIMENCSEGYDVVLNATPDPSYIPSRCLRSTLIIDLVYRPVKTQLIIAAIERGIPFINGLEILVRQALLAQSIWHGRDLLYLEEEVMKYLCREIPSVEC, translated from the coding sequence ATCATGCCTAGAATAGATGCAACAACAAATCTCTACTGCTTAGTTGGTATGGGGATAAGCTATTCATTATCACCAGCTATACATAACCATATATTCGAACTCATAGGCGATAACTCTGTATATTTAGCATTTGATATAGCAGAGGAGAGCTTCGATATAGCTTTTAGAGGGCTTCTAGAGATATCTAGAGGGCTAAACATAACAATACCATATAAAGAGAGGGCCACTAAATATTTAGAAGAGTTAGAACCTATTGTGGAAAAGATCGGCGCTGTAAACACGGTTTATATGAAAAGAGGGTATAATACAGATTATCTAGCGATTAAACAGCTTGTTCAAGAGAGATTTGGAGGCTTAGATGGTATGAAATGCCTGGTGGCCGGGGCAGGCGGGGCTGCAAAGGCTTCTTCATACGCGCTAGGGGATCTAGGGTGTAGCATATATATAATGAATAGGACTAGAGCTAGAGCAGAGGAGCTGGTGGCTAGACTTAGAGACTCTGGATATGAAGCATATATCATGGAGAACTGTAGCGAAGGCTATGATGTGGTTCTAAACGCAACGCCAGACCCATCATATATCCCATCTAGATGCCTTAGAAGCACCCTCATAATAGATCTTGTTTATAGGCCTGTGAAGACACAGCTTATAATAGCTGCAATCGAGAGAGGAATACCCTTTATCAATGGGCTTGAAATTCTAGTGAGGCAGGCTCTCCTAGCACAGAGTATATGGCATGGTAGAGATCTTCTATATTTAGAGGAGGAGGTTATGAAATACCTATGCCGGGAAATACCTTCGGTGGAATGCTGA
- the aroB gene encoding 3-dehydroquinate synthase, with the protein MRIYISKLCNRETKIAIGKGSLDILKDVEGEAVIIHSRKIDPRNVAEKLDNVARVIGVEDGERAKDIENVLEIIRLIHRTASPDLEWIVAVGGGTVLDVAGFAASIYRRGVKLINIPTTLLGMVDAAMGGKNGVNFDGVKNVLGTFYQPNLVISETSFLATLPLEEILNGLAEVVKYCITLDRELCFLLESRSKEILSLDENMIEEIIYRSAVNKMKIVEIDERDNMGIRIVLNYGHTIGHAIEAGSGFRVPHGKAISVGMVCEALLAEKMGMIGGKVIEFLINILRIYRLPTSARELGVDIDMERAVEALRRDKKRRRGSIRLPLLTGVGMWRGVEVKVEDLEVCLKSCLE; encoded by the coding sequence ATGAGGATCTATATCTCAAAGCTATGTAATAGAGAGACAAAAATAGCTATTGGTAAAGGTTCTCTAGATATTCTGAAGGATGTGGAAGGTGAAGCTGTAATAATACATAGCAGAAAGATAGATCCCAGAAATGTGGCTGAGAAGCTAGACAATGTAGCAAGAGTTATAGGGGTTGAAGATGGGGAAAGGGCTAAGGATATAGAGAATGTCTTGGAAATCATAAGGCTGATCCATAGAACTGCCTCGCCAGATCTGGAGTGGATAGTGGCAGTAGGGGGTGGAACTGTTTTAGATGTGGCAGGCTTTGCTGCATCTATATATAGGAGAGGGGTTAAGCTGATCAACATCCCAACAACTCTCCTCGGAATGGTTGACGCAGCTATGGGGGGGAAGAACGGTGTTAATTTCGATGGTGTTAAAAATGTTCTAGGGACGTTCTACCAGCCTAACCTGGTTATATCGGAAACATCTTTCTTAGCTACACTCCCATTGGAGGAGATATTAAATGGCTTGGCAGAGGTTGTAAAGTACTGCATAACCCTTGATCGAGAGCTATGCTTCCTACTAGAGAGCAGGAGTAAAGAGATCCTGAGCCTGGATGAAAATATGATCGAGGAGATCATATATAGATCTGCTGTGAATAAGATGAAAATAGTTGAGATAGATGAGAGAGATAACATGGGTATTAGAATAGTGCTTAACTATGGACACACAATAGGGCATGCGATTGAAGCCGGTAGTGGTTTCAGAGTACCCCATGGAAAGGCTATATCGGTTGGGATGGTATGTGAAGCCCTGCTCGCAGAGAAAATGGGTATGATTGGGGGAAAGGTTATAGAGTTTCTAATTAATATACTGAGGATCTATAGATTACCCACATCAGCTAGGGAGCTCGGTGTTGATATAGATATGGAAAGGGCTGTTGAAGCGCTTAGAAGGGATAAAAAGAGGAGAAGAGGATCTATAAGGCTACCCCTTCTAACAGGAGTAGGTATGTGGCGGGGTGTAGAGGTAAAGGTAGAGGATCTTGAGGTGTGTTTAAAATCATGCCTAGAATAG
- the aroF gene encoding 3-deoxy-7-phosphoheptulonate synthase, whose translation MIIITIKENGDLSSVLEKLRDRSASYRVTRLYGKSIVIAWPDSLVEGIADPSIESLFRVKKPYPLASREWRDRDTIVDVEGIEIGGSKVVIAAGPCSVESVEQMIEVAKALKRLGVSILRGGAFKPRTSPYSFQGLGEEGLKILKRVSEETGMPIVSEIMDPRDISLFKEYVHMLQIGARNSQNFPLLREVGRSGKPVLLKRGFGNTVDEWLQSAEYILLEGNGSLVLCERGIRSFEHGTRFTLDIGGAVLAKKLTHLPICVDPSHPAGKRDLVAPLALASVAAGVDMLLIEVHPNPEKALSDSEQQLTIEEFSRLIDKLRSVAKAVGRDL comes from the coding sequence ATGATCATTATTACGATAAAGGAAAACGGTGATCTATCAAGTGTTCTAGAGAAGCTAAGAGATAGATCCGCCTCTTATAGAGTAACTAGGCTATATGGCAAATCCATAGTAATTGCATGGCCTGATAGCCTGGTCGAAGGCATAGCAGATCCCTCGATAGAGAGTCTCTTTAGAGTTAAGAAGCCATATCCCCTTGCTAGTAGGGAGTGGAGGGATAGAGATACCATTGTAGATGTTGAAGGCATCGAGATAGGGGGTAGCAAAGTTGTGATCGCAGCTGGCCCATGCTCTGTGGAGAGTGTTGAGCAGATGATCGAGGTTGCTAAGGCGCTAAAGCGTCTTGGCGTCTCAATATTGAGGGGAGGGGCTTTCAAGCCTAGGACAAGCCCATACTCCTTCCAAGGTCTTGGAGAAGAGGGGCTTAAGATCCTTAAAAGGGTTTCGGAGGAGACCGGCATGCCTATAGTATCTGAGATAATGGATCCCAGGGATATTAGCCTCTTCAAGGAGTATGTCCATATGCTCCAGATAGGTGCTAGAAACTCGCAGAACTTCCCCTTATTAAGAGAGGTTGGTAGGAGTGGGAAACCTGTGCTGCTTAAGAGAGGTTTTGGAAATACTGTTGATGAGTGGCTTCAAAGCGCGGAATACATATTACTCGAGGGAAACGGATCCTTAGTCCTCTGCGAGAGGGGGATAAGGAGTTTTGAGCATGGAACCAGATTTACACTAGATATAGGTGGGGCTGTTCTTGCAAAGAAACTCACACATCTACCAATATGCGTTGATCCTAGCCACCCTGCTGGAAAAAGAGATCTGGTAGCTCCTCTAGCCCTAGCCTCAGTAGCAGCTGGTGTTGACATGCTTTTAATAGAGGTTCATCCAAATCCCGAAAAAGCTCTAAGCGATTCTGAGCAACAGCTTACTATAGAGGAGTTTAGCAGGCTAATCGATAAGCTGAGATCTGTGGCAAAAGCTGTGGGTAGGGATCTATGA
- a CDS encoding chorismate mutase, giving the protein MLEEIEMLRREIDRIDGELIELIRRRLDIAMKIGLLKKAKGAPIRDLTREAEVEERWIRLSREKGIPESLAREIAKILIRYSIAVQTTLTTNSKRVAVLGYGGMARTLGEMMVLAGHRVMIGGRDPEKARDLAGAIGCEYGDPRDIILRSDYVVIALSREAFTNGYVDSLATYMKGKIVMDILSAKTGIYEKMASASKELGFSYISTHPLFGPSILPYGETIVLIPSDTGAEVLEEAMIFWSSIGLVPVIAGYDEHERAMAIVQVIPHLYMLALSEAIEDLSRRYGVEYRMFRTYNMRKIDEVVERIKNNAEVIKEIQRYNKYASEARRVGVEALIKVARIFGGDYP; this is encoded by the coding sequence GTGTTAGAAGAGATCGAAATGCTTAGGAGAGAGATAGATAGGATAGATGGAGAGCTTATAGAGCTAATAAGAAGGAGGCTAGATATAGCTATGAAGATAGGGCTACTTAAAAAGGCGAAGGGTGCGCCCATAAGAGATCTTACCAGAGAGGCGGAGGTGGAGGAGAGATGGATCCGGCTGTCCAGGGAGAAAGGTATTCCAGAGAGCCTGGCAAGAGAAATAGCTAAGATACTCATACGCTACTCTATAGCTGTTCAGACAACCCTAACCACTAATAGCAAGAGGGTTGCAGTGCTAGGATATGGGGGCATGGCTAGAACCTTAGGCGAGATGATGGTGCTCGCAGGACATAGGGTGATGATAGGTGGAAGAGATCCTGAGAAGGCTAGGGATCTCGCTGGGGCGATAGGATGTGAATATGGAGATCCCAGGGATATTATCTTGAGAAGCGATTATGTTGTGATAGCACTCTCTAGAGAAGCCTTTACCAATGGATATGTGGATAGCCTTGCCACCTATATGAAGGGGAAGATCGTTATGGATATATTATCAGCTAAAACAGGGATCTACGAGAAGATGGCCTCTGCCTCGAAGGAGCTAGGCTTTAGCTATATATCGACACACCCGCTCTTCGGCCCATCGATTCTCCCCTATGGTGAAACCATAGTCCTGATCCCAAGCGATACTGGGGCTGAGGTGCTTGAGGAGGCAATGATCTTTTGGTCTTCAATAGGACTTGTACCAGTTATCGCAGGATATGATGAGCATGAGAGGGCTATGGCGATAGTCCAGGTTATACCCCATCTCTACATGCTAGCACTATCTGAAGCTATTGAAGATCTTTCTAGGAGATATGGTGTTGAATATAGAATGTTTAGAACATATAATATGAGAAAGATTGATGAGGTTGTTGAAAGGATTAAAAATAATGCTGAAGTGATCAAGGAGATCCAAAGGTATAATAAATATGCCTCCGAAGCTAGGAGGGTAGGTGTTGAAGCATTGATAAAGGTAGCCAGAATATTCGGAGGTGATTATCCATGA